A section of the Humulus lupulus chromosome 2, drHumLupu1.1, whole genome shotgun sequence genome encodes:
- the LOC133815618 gene encoding uncharacterized protein LOC133815618 — MGLILRLCLVLDAREKIKSNGIEKQIVVSSLLSLVLVLVLVQTEMDDDDWDLELSAEQLDFLERDAFQKLAQQRSASASLATSNTNKLHATATTSASTLLPQSLPSADEHAKAKGLAKFPVKFFLHASGNIAAKFSYDQVVVGAFRKIPKATWNAKERIWIFPPPSLSQAEKGLRELSCVNVELENLDPLVHRAIAATSAVPDLRDRYDKIPTAVESKLLPFQRDGVKFVLQHGGRVLLADEMGLGKTLQAIAVASCIRESWPVLILTPSSLRLHWASTIQQWLNVPSSDILVVLSQCCGSNKSGFTIVSSNTKGTINLDGLFNIISYDVVPKLQNLLMASEFKVVIADESHFLKNAQAKRTTASLPVIKKAQYALLLSGTPALSRPIELFKQLEALYPDVFKNVHEYGNRYCKGGIFGMYQGASNHEELHNLMKATLMIRRLKKDVLSELPMKRRQQVFLDLAEKDMKQVNSLFRELEVLKRKIKACNSKEEVDTLKFYEKNLINKIYTESAEAKIPAVLEYLATMVEAGCKFLIFAHHQPMIDSIHQFLLKKKVDCIRIDGHTPAASRQALVTDFQEKDWVKAAVLSIRAGGVGLTLTAASTVVFAELSWTPGDLIQAEDRAHRIGQASSVNVYYLLANDTVDDIIWDVVQSKLENLGQMLDGHENTMKVAGSPSKQKTVESSSQPQSSPLKQRTLDSFIKRCNNTGGQESQPKLKYPRQ; from the exons ATGGGTCTTATTCTCCGGCTTTGTTTGGTTTTG GATGCGAGAGAGAAAATCAAATCAAATGGAATTGAAAAACAAATAGTGGTTTCTTCTTTACTTTCTCTGGTTCTGGTTCTGGTTCTGGTGCAGACGGAAATGGATGACGATGACTGGGACTTGGAGCTGAGCGCCGAACAATTGGATTTTCTCGAAAGAGATGCTTTTCAGAAACTAGCTCAGCAACGTTCTGCTTCAGCTTCTCTTGCTACTTCTAACACCAACAAG CTtcatgctactgctactacttccgCTTCCACACTATTACCTCAATCACTCCCCTCAGCTG ATGAACACGCCAAGGCCAAGGGACTAGCAAAGTTTCCTGTCAAATTTTTTCTCCACGCTTCTGGAAATATTGCAGCTAAATTTTCATATGATCag GTAGTAGTGGGTGCTTTCCGCAAAATCCCTAAAGCCACTTGGAATGCTAAAGAAAG GATTTGGATTTTCCCTCCACCTTCTTTGTCCCAGGCTGAAAAAGGCTTGCGTGAATTATCTTGTGTCAATGTTGAG TTAGAAAACTTAGATCCCCTAGTGCATCGTGCTATTGCCGCCACTTCTGCTGTTCCAGATCTCCGAG ACCGATATGACAAGATTCCCACTGCTGTCGAATCAAAGCTCTTGCCATTTCAGAGAGATGGTGTTAA GTTTGTATTGCAGCATGGAGGCCGAGTTCTCCTCGCAGATGAAATGGGACTAGGAAAGACTTTACAG GCTATTGCTGTAGCTTCATGCATACGTGAGTCTTGGCCTGTACTAATACTGACCCCCTCTTCCTTACGGTTGCATTGGGCTTCA ACAATTCAACAATGGCTGAATGTTCCATCATCAGATATACTT GTTGTTTTGTCACAATGTTGTGGATCAAACAAGAGTGGATTCACAATAGTATCCTCGAATACCAAAGGGACTATTAATCTGGACGGTCTATTCAATATTATCTCCTACGATGTAGTCCCTAAACTACAAAACTTACTCATGGCCTCAGAGTTTAAG GTTGTGATTGCGGATGAGTCTCACTTTCTAAAAAATGCACAGGCAAAGAGGACAACTGCTTCCCTTCCAGTCATTAAG AAAGCTCAGTATGCACTATTACTTAGTGGAACACCTGCTTTGTCTAGACCAATCGAACTATTTAAACAG CTGGAGGCATTATATCCCGATGTATTTAAGAACGTTCATGAGTACGGTAATCGATATTGCAAGGGT GGAATATTTGGAATGTATCAAGGTGCAAGTAACCATGAAGAATTGCATAATCTGATGAAGGCAACCTTGATGATTCGTAGACTTAAAAAAGATGTCCTCTCTGAGCTACCTATGAAGCGTAGGCAGCAG GTCTTCCTAGATTTGGCTGAAAAGGACATGAAACAAGTTAACTCCTTATTCCGTGAG TTGGAGGTACTGAAAAGGAAAATCAAGGCCTGCAATTCAAAAGAAGAGGTTGATACATTGAAATTTTATGAGAAAAATCTTATTAACAAG ATTTATACTGAGTCTGCTGAAGCCAAAATCCCAGCAGTTCTAGAATACCTTGCAACTATGGTCGAG GCAGGCTGTAAGTTCTTAATATTTGCACATCATCAGCCAATGATTGATTCCATACATCAGTTTCTTCTT AAGAAGAAAGTGGATTGCATTCGGATTGATGGCCATACCCCTGCAGCATCAAGACAAGCTCTGGTTACAGATTTCCAGGAAAAAGATTGGGTGAAGGCGGCTGTG CTGTCTATTAGAGCTGGGGGTGTTGGATTAACTCTAACAGCTGCAAGCACAGTTGTTTTTGCGGAATTGTCTTGGACTCCCGGGGATCTGATTCAAGCAGAAGATCGTGCTCATAGAATCGGCCAGGCGTCTTCAGTCAATGTATACTATCTGCTAGCAAATGACACAGTTGATGACATCATATG GGATGTTGTTCAGAGCAAATTGGAAAACTTGGGGCAG ATGCTTGATGGGCATGAGAATACCATGAAAGTTGCAGGCAGCCCTTCCAAGCAGAAAACCGTCGAGTCATCTAGCCAACCACAAAGCAGCCCTTTAAAGCAGCGTACACTTGATTCCTTTATTAAGCGTTGCAATAACACCGGTGGCCAAGAAAGCCAGCCGAAGCTCAAATATCCCAGGCAGTAA
- the LOC133819610 gene encoding INCREASED PETAL GROWTH ANISOTROPY 1-like protein 1, producing the protein MKMRDTTSSPHMSQTTSTTTPSRLRAPSKFKDSPRQSRAKSVTPDANDNNARPRRPLVLTKPKSGELTLGSQKGRELDEPKQVGRLGNRPVVEQFSRPRRLRSADVISSKKTEDNNNPNGKNKELHDKLQISEALIRDLQSQVLSLKTELDKAQGLNSELLSRNKKLAEDLEAAEAKIASTSCRDQTKSVGRYPSPSFKDIQKLIANKLERPVAKKETVQEASIVKKPSSPYPQPPPPPPITPTLKAKAVAVARKTPSSVSVLPPPPPPPPMPSARAAPTSQKSPAFLEFYHSLTKQEGKRNSSELRKSPNHKQTAISVHNSIVGEIQNRSAHLLAIRADIETKGEFINDLIAKVLDASYMDIEDVLKFVDWLDGQLSSLADERAVLKHFKWPERKADALREAAIEYRELKQLENEISSYKDDTDIPCAAALKKITSLLDKSEKSIQRLIKLRNSAMRSYQDFKIPTDWMLDSGIMSKIKQASMNLVKTFMKRVTMEVETDKESNQESLLLQGVNFAYRAHQFAGGLDSETLCAFEEIRERFPGHMGGSRQLLTL; encoded by the exons ATGAAGATGAGGGACACAACTAGCTCACCCCACATGTCTCAGACTACTTCCACCACCACCCCATCTCGTCTCAGAGCACCTTCCAAattcaaggactcgccaagacagTCAAGAGCAAAATCAGTAACCCCAGATGCAAACGACAACAACGCTAGGCCTCGGAGGCCACTTGTGCTGACCAAGCCTAAATCTGGAGAATTGACTCTGGGATCTCAAAAGGGTAGGGAGCTTGATGAGCCTAAGCAGGTGGGTCGACTCGGGAACCGGCCGGTTGTCGAGCAATTCTCTAGGCCGCGCCGGTTGAGATCAGCAGATGTTATAAGCTCGAAGAAAACTGAGGATAACAACAACCCAAATGGGAAAAACAAGGAGTTGCATGACAAGCTTCAAATAAGCGAAGCTTTGATTAGAGATTTGCAATCTCAAGTTCTGAGCTTGAAGACTGAGTTGGATAAAGCTCAAGGCTTGAACTCAGAGCTGCTGTCTCGGAACAAAAAGCTGGCCGAGGACCTCGAGGCTGCGGAAGCAAAAATAGCATCTACTAGCTGTCGTGACCAG ACCAAGTCTGTTGGAAGGTATCCAAGTCCTAGTTTCAAAGACATTCAGAAACTCATTGCCAATAAACTAGAACGCCCGGTGGCTAAAAAGGAGACAGTTCAGGAAGCTAGCATCGTCAAGAAACCTTCCTCTCCATATCCACaaccgccaccaccaccaccaattACTCCAACTCTCAAAGCTAAAGCTGTTGctgttgcaaggaagactccatcCTCGGTGTCGGTGCTACCACCTCCTCCGCCACCCCCACCTATGCCCTCTGCTAGAGCAGCACCCACCAGTCAGAAGTCTCCAGCATTTTTGGAATTTTATCATTCGTTGACAAAGCAAGAGGGAAAGAGGAATTCTTCAGAACTGAGAAAGAGTCCTAATCATAAACAGACAGCTATTAGTGTACACAATAGCATAGTTGGAGAAATCCAAAATCGTTCAGCTCATCTTTTAGCT ATAAGAGCTGACATTGAAACAAAAGGAGAGTTCATCAATGACCTGATTGCAAAGGTGTTGGATGCCTCATATATGGACATAGAAGATGTCTTAAAGTTTGTGGATTGGCTTGATGGACAACTCTCATCATTG GCTGATGAGCGAGCTGTGTTAAAGCATTTCAAATGGCCGGAGAGGAAAGCTGATGCCTTGCGAGAAGCTGCAATCGAATATCGTGAGCTCAAACAGCTAGAGAATGAGATTTCTTCTTACAAGGATGACACTGATATTCCATGTGCTGCTGCCTTAAAGAAGATAACCAGCTTATTAGATAA GTCAGAGAAAAGCATTCAACGGCTTATCAAGCTGCGAAATTCAGCTATGCGCTCTTATCAAGATTTCAAAATTCCAACAGATTGGATGCTCGATTCAGGGATTATGAGTAAG ATAAAGCAGGCGTCAATGAATCTGGTCAAAACGTTTATGAAGAGAGTGACAATGGAGGTGGAAACCGATAAGGAATCGAATCAAGAATCTCTTCTTCTACAGGGTGTGAATTTTGCATACCGAGCTCATCAG TTTGCAGGAGGTCTAGATTCAGAAACATTATGTGCTTTCGAAGAGATAAGAGAGCGCTTTCCCGGACACATGGGAGGGTCTCGACAGTTATTGACATTATAG